The Borrelia hispanica CRI genomic sequence TAACGAACTTGAGATCGAATATGAACAGGTACAATCACAATCTGATGGTTCTGAATCTTTTGGTGCTGGGATCAAAGCTAGTGAAGGGTTCTGTTCGTCTTTTGATTCATTATTAGCTAATTTAGCACTTGTTGAAGAATCAACAACTAAAAAATATTGCATAGGAGTTGCTCGTTAATGCAGATAAATCATGTTAGAAGTAAATTTGCTCAAATGGCAAAATCTGTTATCTCTTATTTTGAAAATAAAAAACCTTTAAGGCTTTATAAAAAAAGATATGAATATAATGAAGATACTGCAAGTTCTGAAGCAATAATTGACAAAGACAACTTTCAAGAATTTACAGGTGTACTATTTAGCATAAATCCCGATTCTATTGTAAGTATTAATGAATCA encodes the following:
- a CDS encoding DUF1506 family protein, which codes for MQINHVRSKFAQMAKSVISYFENKKPLRLYKKRYEYNEDTASSEAIIDKDNFQEFTGVLFSINPDSIVSINESNLGDMTCLYKLYTSAQLDFAISDKISEGDLDNFHFEIVSIDGSVGYLTLTLKGVGRYA